The DNA region TTCCAGAAACGCACCCGTCCATCACCGTCAGTTACCGTGAGGGCGTCGGCGGAGGTGCGCATCGCGGTCATGAGCAAGTCCACTTCCTCGCGCAGCCGGGCTTCTTCACGCCGCCAGGCGAGCCGCTCGGCGCAGCGGCTGATCAATGCCGGCAGCCCGTCGAGGAAATCGAGGTCCGGCCGCTTGACGACGTAGTCCCAAGCGCCGAGTTTAAGCGTCTCGGTGGCGGAGACGGCGCTGTCAGCACCGGTGAGCATGACGATGGCGAGGTCAGGCCGTTGCGCCAGCAACTCACCGATGACCGAGGCGCCGTCGGCGTCAGGAAGACCGCGGTCGAGCAGCACCATATCAACGGGCTGCTCAGCCACGTGGGCGCGGCACTGCGCCGCCGAGGCGGCGGTGGCCACGCTCCAACCCGCAATCTCAGCCAGCCGGTCGGCCACCAGCAGGCTCATGCCCGGGTCGTCTTCCACGACCAGGATGTGCAGCACGGTGCTCATAGGAATCAGCTGGCTCGGTCGGTGACCTCGATGATCTGAATGAACATGCCGAGCGTGCGCACCTTCTGATGCAGGCTCTCGAAGTCAACCGGCTTGACCACGTAGGCGTTGGCGCCGAGCTTGTAGCAGCGCTCGATCTCGCGCGGTGAGTCGGTTGAAGTGAGCATGATCACCGGAACGTGTTTCAACGGCGCGCTCGACTTGATGCGTTCGAGCACCTCGAAGCCATCGAGCCCGGGCATTGAGACATCGAGCAACACCAGGCCGGGGCAGCGGCGGGTGCCGCCCGCGGCCTCGCTCAGCCACCGCCAGCCCTCGTCACCGTCGCGGGCGCGTTCAAAGCGGTTACGCAAGCCGGCGTCTTGCAAGCTCTCTTCGACCAGCAAGGCGTGACCGTCATCGTCATCGATGAGCAGAATGTCGACACAGCGTTCGATTGCCATCTTTGGTCTCCTAGCTCAGGCGGTTGCTGCTCTTGCGCTGCTCGCGGGTGATCCGGGGGCAGCAGCCATCTTCTCGTCCGCGGGGCGTGGCAGTGTGAAATAGAAAGTGGTGCCGACCTCGGGCGTTGACTCGACCCAGATGCGGCCACCATGGTGATTGACGATGGCGCGCACGACTGCCAGGCCAATACCTTCGCCGGCGCTGGCGCTCGGGTTGAGGCGGGCAAACATGCGGAACACCTTCTCTTGGTCCTTGGGGGCGATGCCGGGGCCGGAATCCTGCACGGCGAAGCGATAGCGATCGTCGCTGACGCTGACATAGATGCTGATCCGCTTCAGTGGCCGCTGACCCATGTACTTGATGGCGTTATCGATCAGGTTGGTGAATACCTGGTTGAGCTGCAACGGGTCCGCGAGCACCGGCGGCAGGGTGCCGACGGTGGTCTCGATGCCGCGTTCTTCGAGCTGGAAGCGGCAGGCGCCGAGAACGTCGTGCACCAAGGCCTCGGTGTTGACCCATTGGTACTGGCTTGGCCGGGTACTCACGCGGGCGATCTCGAGCAGCCGGGCGATCAGTTGATCGATCTTGCCGGTGCCTAGATTCACGAACTTGAGCGACTCGTTCATGCGCTGCAGCTGCTTGACACAATCGCCCTGTTTGGCCGGATCGGCGAGCGACGTTTCCAGGGTCGTCATGCTGCTCTGCAAGCGTTTCCCAAACCCCTGGATGTTGATCAGTGGAGCGCGCAGGTCGTGCGACAGCACGTATAAGAAGTCGTCGGTTTCACGCTGACGTTCGACCAGCCCTTCGTTGGCGCTGGCCAGGCGGGCGGCGGTGTGCTCGAGCTGGTGATTACGCTGCGCCAACTCGGCGCGGGCATCTTTGACGGCCGCGGTCATGCGATTGAAGGCGTTGGCCAGAATGCGCGTCTCACGGCCGCCTTGGACCGGCACGCGTTCGCCCCATTCACCCTCTGCCAGGCGGTGAGCGGCCTCGACGACGTGCTCGATTGGGCGGCCGATAGACCGGCCCAAGATCGTGGTCAGCCCGGCCAGCAGTGCAATCGCCAGCAGGCTGATCGCGGCGACAACCGCATAGACCCGCCGGCGCGCTTGTTCCGCGTCTTGCAGCCGGGTGCGAATCTCTCCCTCCTTGTGGCTGACCATGGCCGCAATCGTGGCCGTGATCCGGCGCATGCGGGTTTCGTCTTTGCCGAGCTGGAACCAGGCATTGGCATCGTCACCGGCGGGCAGCATCGAGCCCAGCCGGCGTTCCCACTCGGTGAAGAAGTCGTTGGCGTCGTCCTCGACCCGAGCGAGTTGCTCGATCAGAGACGGATCGTTACGCAGCGCGTTGGCGGCAGCGGTGATAGCCTCAGGCCACTGCTTGCGCGCCTGCTGGTAGCTGTCGAGAAACAGGCTGTCGCCGCTGATTGCGTACGCACGGGTAGCGAGCTGCATGTCGGAGAGCAGTTTGACCACCCGGCTGCCGTGCTGGATGGTCTCGAAGGTAGCTGCCACTGCCAGCGTGGCCTGATTCAACTGCGCTATGCGCGAGGCCAGAACCACCAGCGCCGCCAGCGTCGGTAGCACTGCCGCCAGGGCTACGGCGGCGATGCGCGTGCGGATCGAAGACCCGCGCAACCAGGCCGTGAGCCGCTGCCGAGAGAAGGAGCGGCCCGAAGCGCATACCACGGCACTAGGCGTTGCCGGCGCAAACATGCGGTCCTTCGTGAGCAACCGCCATGCCCCATGGCATCCCGCTGTGCTAGCGCCGACATACCCCACCTCAGCCAAATCCGGCCGTGCAAATTTGTCGAGTTGGGGGAAATCGGCAACCGGATGACTTCTTTGCCGGCTGGCCGAATGGGCAGGGGGAGGGCCGTGGAGCCTAGGAATTGAAGCCGAGGCGCTTGGATAGTTCGCCCGCGGCCTTGGCCACCAGCGGCCCGACTTCCTTCTGAATGCGCTCTTCGGATAGACGATAGCTGGGCGCTGCGATCGCCACGCTGCCGACCACCATACGGGTGTAGTCGCGCACCGGGGCGGCCACTGAAGTGGCGTCGGCGACGTATTCGCCCGTATCCACGGCGTAACCCTGCGCCGCCGCCTGCTTGAGCTGCTGCACCAGCGCCGGGCGCTCGGTGATGGTTCGCTCGGTGAACTTGGAGAGGTCATCCGGCAGCAGCTCGCGCAACTCCTCCTCGGAGCAGAAGGCGAGATACACCTTCCCGACGGCGGTGCAGTGCAAGGGCAGCGCTTCGCCGACGCGCGAGACCATCCTCACCGGTTGATCCGATTCGACCGCGTCCAGCGGCACCGCCGCACCCCGTCGCAACACCGCCACCAGCGCGGTCTCACGCGCCTTGCGCGCGGCGTGTTCTAAGATCGGCCGGGCCTGGCGCAACAAACCGACCTGGCCGACGTAGTTCTGGCCCAGCTGCAAGCAGCGGATGCCCAGCCGATAGTTGTCGGTGGCCTTGTTCTGCTCGATGTACCCGCGCGCCTCCAGCGTGGCCAGGAGCCGAAAGACGTTGTTCTTGTGCAGCTTGAGCCGCTTGCTCAGCTCGGTGACGCCAAGCTCGTCGCGCTCGCCGTTGAACTGCTCGATCACATCGAGCGCGTGAGAGACCGATTGAATGGTGTAGTTTGTCTTCTCGCGTCGCACTGGATCACCCTCGAAAAGCCGTTTTACGTAAATACAACCGGGCGCGAAGTCAAACCCCGCCCCGGCGATGCCCGCCCCGGGCTTGCAAGCAACCTCTGCTCTGCCTATACGGGTACACCTCGCAAGAGAGAGGTAACTTGTGGAAATCACGTCGATAACAGCACGATCACCGAGGCCGGTCGCGCCCGCGATGGGGGCCGTGGAAATCGTCAATCGGGACGGCGCGGCAGCGCTGGTACTGAGCTGCGAGCACGGCGCGTGCGCCGTTCCGGCCGAGTACGACAACCTCGGCCTCGAGGAAGAGCAGCTGCGCGAGCACATTGGCTGGGACATCGGCGCGCGGGCGCTCAGCCTGGCTTTGGCGGCGCAGCTGGACGTGCCAGCGGTACTGGCCGGCGTGTCGCGTCTGGTGATCGACTGCAATCGTGCTCTCGATGACCACGATCTGATCGCAGCCGAGAGTCACGGCGTGCCGATTCCCGGCAATGCGGCGGTGGACGCGGCGGAACGGCAACTCCGCGTTCGCGACTTCTATCAGCCGTACCACGACGCGGTCGACGAGGTGCTGGCCGCGCGGCCGGGAGCGTTCTTGTTCAGCGTGCACAGTTTCACGCCGCTGCTGAACGGCCGCGAGCGCCGCTTCGATGCGGGCGTGCTGTTCGACCTGCACGCGGCCGCGGCCGAGCGGCTCGGGCGCGAGTTGTCCGGCAGCGGCTTCCGCGTGCGCTACAACCAGCCGTACTCGGGGCTCGATGGGCTGATCTTCAGCGCCCGCAGCCACGGCCAGCGCCACGGCCTGCGTTATCTCGAGCTGGAGCTGAACAACGCCCTGCTGCGAAGTGAGGCCGCCGTGCATTCAGTGGCGACGCGGGTGGCTACAGCTCTGCGAAGCCTTGTGTCGGAGGGATCATGCGCATAATTTTGATCGGCCAAGCGGCCTTCGCGGAAAAGGTGCTTGATGGTGTGCGCAAAGACGGTCACCAGGTAGCCGCGGTCTACTGCCCGCCCGATACCGGTGCCAAACCCGATCCGGTGAAAGCCCGCGCCCTGGCGCTCGATATCCCCGTGCGCCAGCACCAGTCGCTCAAGCGGGCCGAAGTGCGGCGCGAGTTTCAGGAGCTCGCTGCCGATCTGGCGGTGTTGGCTTACGTGACGCAGATCGTACCGCAGAGCGTCTTCGAAGTTCCTCGCTTGGGCAGCATCTGCTTCCATCCCTCGTTGCTGCCGCGATACCGCGGCGGCAGCGCGATTGCGTGGCAGATTATCAAGGGTGAGACTCAGTCCGGTGTGTCGGTCTTCTGGGTTGACGCGGGCATCGATACCGGCCCGATCCTGTTGCAGAAGACGGCGGCGATCGATCCTGACGACACCGCCGGCTCGCTGTACTTCAACCAGCTGTTCGCCGTCGGTGTCGAGGCGGTGATGGAATCGGTGCAACTGATCGCCGCCGGCAGCGCGCCGCGCGTGGCGCAGGACGAAAGCCTGGCAACCTACGACCCGCTCTGCCGTGACGAGCACGCGGCGATCGACTGGGCGCGCCCGCTGCGCCAAGTGTACAACCTGATCCGCGGCTGTGACCCGCAGCCCGGCGCGTACACGCTGTTCAACGGCCACAAGCTCCGCCTCTACGATGCCCGGTGTGTGGCCGGCACCTTTCGCCCGGGGGTGGTCGAGGCGGTGACAGCCGAGGGCGTGCTCATCGGCGCCGACGGTGGTGGGATTCGGGCCAAGCGCGTGCGCTGCGGCGATCAGAAACTTGCGGCCGCGGCCTTTGCCGCCGAAAACGGCCTCAGCGTCGGGACGCGGCTGGGGTAAGGCGTGGGCGACGAAACCGGTTGTTACAACGCCAGGGTCCAGACGCGGGCGGCTTCCCAGACGCGCTCTTGGACCTCGGGCCACGCTTGCCACAGCTCGGCACCGAGCACCGAGCGCAGCCGCTCGGCGGAATAGAAGATCAACAAGCCGCAATCGTAGCGCCAGCCGCGGGAGACGTCACCGCCGGTAGCCGCGTACATCGCCGTGCGATAGATCCCGCTGGCCAGATCCGCGCCGGCATCGCCGTAGATCACCTCGCCGGCGGCACCGAAGGGCAAGGGCAGCTGCAGGCGGAAATCGGGCGCAGGCGCTTTGGTCGGCGCGCTGAAGACCCGCGACTGGTCCGCCACCTCGGGCGCGGCTTCGCGCAGCCTCGCGAAGGTCCTGTCAATCGCCGGTTTGGCCAGTCCGAGGGCGGTCTCGTGTTGTGTCGGCCCGCGTTCCTCGCCGCCGTAACGGAAACACATGAAGGGGTCGGCGCGAATCTCGCGCTTGGCGCACCAGGCGAGCAGTGCCTCATCGATTTTGCCGAAGAGCAACTTGCGAAACGCCGCGTCGCGGTTGAAGCGTTTG from Deltaproteobacteria bacterium includes:
- a CDS encoding response regulator, which codes for MAIERCVDILLIDDDDGHALLVEESLQDAGLRNRFERARDGDEGWRWLSEAAGGTRRCPGLVLLDVSMPGLDGFEVLERIKSSAPLKHVPVIMLTSTDSPREIERCYKLGANAYVVKPVDFESLHQKVRTLGMFIQIIEVTDRAS
- a CDS encoding CHASE3 domain-containing protein, yielding MFAPATPSAVVCASGRSFSRQRLTAWLRGSSIRTRIAAVALAAVLPTLAALVVLASRIAQLNQATLAVAATFETIQHGSRVVKLLSDMQLATRAYAISGDSLFLDSYQQARKQWPEAITAAANALRNDPSLIEQLARVEDDANDFFTEWERRLGSMLPAGDDANAWFQLGKDETRMRRITATIAAMVSHKEGEIRTRLQDAEQARRRVYAVVAAISLLAIALLAGLTTILGRSIGRPIEHVVEAAHRLAEGEWGERVPVQGGRETRILANAFNRMTAAVKDARAELAQRNHQLEHTAARLASANEGLVERQRETDDFLYVLSHDLRAPLINIQGFGKRLQSSMTTLETSLADPAKQGDCVKQLQRMNESLKFVNLGTGKIDQLIARLLEIARVSTRPSQYQWVNTEALVHDVLGACRFQLEERGIETTVGTLPPVLADPLQLNQVFTNLIDNAIKYMGQRPLKRISIYVSVSDDRYRFAVQDSGPGIAPKDQEKVFRMFARLNPSASAGEGIGLAVVRAIVNHHGGRIWVESTPEVGTTFYFTLPRPADEKMAAAPGSPASSARAATA
- a CDS encoding IclR family transcriptional regulator: MCSRSCSSSRPRLSYSAGTAHAPCSQLSTSAAAPSRLTISTAPIAGATGLGDRAVIDVISTSYLSLARCTRIGRAEVACKPGAGIAGAGFDFAPGCIYVKRLFEGDPVRREKTNYTIQSVSHALDVIEQFNGERDELGVTELSKRLKLHKNNVFRLLATLEARGYIEQNKATDNYRLGIRCLQLGQNYVGQVGLLRQARPILEHAARKARETALVAVLRRGAAVPLDAVESDQPVRMVSRVGEALPLHCTAVGKVYLAFCSEEELRELLPDDLSKFTERTITERPALVQQLKQAAAQGYAVDTGEYVADATSVAAPVRDYTRMVVGSVAIAAPSYRLSEERIQKEVGPLVAKAAGELSKRLGFNS
- a CDS encoding methionyl-tRNA formyltransferase; this translates as MRIILIGQAAFAEKVLDGVRKDGHQVAAVYCPPDTGAKPDPVKARALALDIPVRQHQSLKRAEVRREFQELAADLAVLAYVTQIVPQSVFEVPRLGSICFHPSLLPRYRGGSAIAWQIIKGETQSGVSVFWVDAGIDTGPILLQKTAAIDPDDTAGSLYFNQLFAVGVEAVMESVQLIAAGSAPRVAQDESLATYDPLCRDEHAAIDWARPLRQVYNLIRGCDPQPGAYTLFNGHKLRLYDARCVAGTFRPGVVEAVTAEGVLIGADGGGIRAKRVRCGDQKLAAAAFAAENGLSVGTRLG